In Collibacillus ludicampi, one genomic interval encodes:
- a CDS encoding S-layer homology domain-containing protein, with product MKGRKIAATLSSLALIAGLSSPAFADDHGHHRGHFKENDDMKAYSFNFDDVDGNYGWARQAIAKLASQGIISGIDKHHFQPGGTITRAQFATLLSRYFHLQAANGTQQDFQDVSNSDWFFPYVEAAKDYMTAFTDPNGQYYFQPDRPVNRAEAAVTLVRILQNENRVQLVSNDQANTILSSYQDAGSIPVNLRAYVATAIQSGVMIGVSPDRFDPLSNLNRAQVAALFYNIENQLEVPPVSSGTTGLTEVVPGSNITTTTSTITQTGTASGAAIYLNGTKISGTNSLSVSANIPVHLLVEPVDANGNPVVVNTTTTYYLSDNGGNGTFRQDGNTVSYVLIPAGSSGVYIDYINSQSGSYNLTATPISMQLSAPSSVLHGQSYAYTLTVLKNGAVDTDIYGTYTMKVSTTDSTNTSFVTSVTFTNGVAQIPVLLNTTGTQTVTVSNDQLGITGSITVNVQ from the coding sequence ATGAAAGGAAGAAAAATCGCGGCTACACTCTCTTCATTGGCACTGATTGCAGGTTTGAGTTCACCGGCTTTTGCCGATGATCACGGTCATCATCGAGGGCATTTCAAGGAAAATGATGATATGAAAGCTTATTCTTTTAATTTTGATGATGTAGACGGGAACTATGGTTGGGCGAGACAAGCCATTGCAAAATTAGCGAGCCAAGGAATTATCAGCGGTATTGATAAACATCATTTTCAACCGGGCGGGACGATTACACGTGCGCAGTTTGCAACCCTTTTAAGCCGGTATTTCCATCTGCAAGCAGCAAATGGCACTCAGCAAGATTTTCAGGATGTCTCGAACAGCGATTGGTTTTTCCCGTATGTTGAAGCTGCAAAGGATTATATGACAGCATTTACTGATCCAAATGGCCAATATTATTTTCAACCGGATCGTCCAGTAAACCGGGCAGAAGCTGCCGTCACACTGGTAAGAATATTACAAAATGAAAACCGTGTTCAACTCGTATCCAACGATCAAGCAAATACGATTTTAAGCAGTTATCAAGATGCTGGTTCGATTCCTGTAAATTTGCGCGCATATGTAGCCACTGCCATTCAATCAGGTGTGATGATCGGAGTGAGCCCTGATCGTTTTGATCCGTTAAGCAACTTAAACCGCGCGCAAGTAGCAGCACTGTTCTACAACATAGAAAATCAGTTAGAAGTTCCACCAGTTTCGAGCGGGACAACGGGTCTAACGGAAGTAGTACCCGGCTCGAATATAACAACAACAACATCAACAATAACACAAACCGGGACTGCTTCGGGGGCAGCGATTTACCTGAACGGTACTAAAATCTCAGGTACAAATTCGTTAAGTGTATCTGCTAACATACCTGTTCACCTTCTTGTAGAACCGGTTGATGCAAATGGAAACCCTGTTGTTGTCAATACAACAACAACTTATTATCTAAGTGATAACGGTGGAAATGGAACGTTTAGACAAGATGGGAACACGGTTTCATACGTGCTGATCCCCGCAGGCAGTTCCGGAGTTTATATTGATTATATAAACAGTCAGTCCGGTTCCTATAATTTAACGGCTACCCCTATTAGCATGCAATTATCAGCTCCAAGTTCCGTATTACATGGTCAATCCTATGCTTATACGCTCACGGTTCTCAAGAATGGGGCTGTCGATACAGATATCTATGGAACCTATACAATGAAAGTATCTACGACCGATTCGACCAATACGTCTTTCGTAACATCTGTGACATTTACAAATGGTGTCGCGCAGATTCCCGTATTACTGAATACAACGGGAACTCAAACAGTAACGGTCTCTAATGATCAACTTGGAATTACCGGCTCGATTACCGTCAATGTGCAGTAA
- a CDS encoding HU family DNA-binding protein, which translates to MNKAELIEKTATKAGLTKKDAETAINSMLEVITEALAEREKVQLPGFGTFEVRERAERTGRNPATGEEITIPATTIPAFKAGKNLKELVHKA; encoded by the coding sequence ATGAATAAAGCGGAGCTCATTGAAAAAACAGCGACCAAGGCAGGACTCACTAAAAAAGATGCGGAAACTGCAATCAATAGTATGCTCGAAGTGATCACTGAAGCCTTGGCTGAACGCGAGAAGGTACAATTGCCCGGCTTTGGTACTTTCGAAGTGCGTGAACGGGCAGAAAGAACCGGAAGAAATCCGGCAACAGGCGAGGAGATTACCATTCCAGCAACGACGATTCCGGCTTTTAAGGCGGGGAAAAATCTGAAAGAACTTGTACATAAGGCATAA
- a CDS encoding DUF6573 family protein — MDLIYAYTREQAIQDGVLIDVSELAKDVGFRIPVAITATAWNTYIVPDENAIEHGESENGRMWDALQKLRYTIRKSKQSTNEILFEFFVDRDGGLTLATLKAHIGPGDRGEPVLTLMMPNED; from the coding sequence ATGGATTTGATCTATGCATACACTCGCGAACAAGCGATTCAAGATGGGGTTCTCATCGACGTTTCAGAACTGGCAAAGGATGTGGGATTCCGCATACCGGTTGCCATTACCGCTACCGCTTGGAACACCTACATCGTACCGGACGAGAATGCTATCGAACACGGAGAAAGCGAAAATGGTCGTATGTGGGATGCGTTGCAAAAGTTGCGTTATACGATTCGTAAAAGCAAGCAATCCACCAACGAAATTCTCTTTGAGTTTTTCGTTGACCGGGATGGTGGGCTAACACTTGCGACTCTCAAAGCACATATCGGCCCTGGCGATCGCGGTGAACCAGTTCTGACACTCATGATGCCTAACGAAGACTAA
- a CDS encoding BRO family protein encodes MEQTLKFEFQGQSIRAIEREGELWFVAKDIATVLGYSNPTVAVSKILTRNIEEFKGCQGVTKVVTPGGVQEVTILNEFGLYSFCMLSRTEVATRFRIFVRNLIVEWRKAHMTREPVPSPVKPAPIVEHIEDALILAIQQIKELRLKQEQQQEEIQRLRLIVDNTRALAPSILSPKEKAVIRAEVSQRIKWLTRNGYIATFQKLYTALNGHMQVSSYMDIPSARLDEAIRFIRNWRPAGTPLFEQTQMF; translated from the coding sequence ATGGAACAAACCCTAAAATTTGAGTTCCAGGGGCAATCCATTCGTGCGATTGAACGAGAAGGTGAACTTTGGTTCGTGGCAAAGGATATCGCAACGGTATTGGGCTATAGTAACCCTACGGTAGCGGTATCCAAGATTCTGACGAGGAATATAGAGGAGTTTAAAGGTTGCCAAGGTGTTACCAAGGTGGTAACCCCCGGCGGAGTCCAGGAGGTCACGATCCTAAACGAATTCGGACTCTACAGCTTTTGCATGTTGTCTCGTACAGAAGTCGCCACCCGGTTCCGGATCTTTGTTCGGAATCTCATCGTTGAATGGAGAAAAGCGCATATGACGCGGGAACCGGTACCGAGTCCGGTAAAACCCGCACCGATTGTCGAACACATCGAAGACGCATTGATTCTTGCGATTCAGCAGATCAAAGAGCTTCGACTAAAGCAGGAACAACAGCAAGAAGAAATCCAGCGCCTTCGATTGATCGTAGACAATACAAGAGCGCTTGCACCCTCAATCCTAAGCCCAAAAGAAAAAGCTGTGATTCGGGCTGAGGTGTCTCAACGCATCAAATGGCTGACACGAAACGGCTATATCGCCACGTTCCAGAAGCTCTATACCGCGTTAAACGGGCACATGCAAGTCTCCTCCTATATGGATATCCCTAGCGCCCGATTGGATGAAGCGATTCGTTTCATCCGGAACTGGAGGCCGGCCGGCACACCTTTGTTCGAACAGACACAAATGTTTTAA
- a CDS encoding DUF4258 domain-containing protein, giving the protein MCDQCKDKAKAWLKGTRNVSFWQKQLQRLIASQAFLQVVHTAHAELRVRERSISDSDILEVILHGDVIHVWNGEMLMFGYVKTAPKTYRPLHVVIRLDALSLIVITAYDPRTQAWKWSQDYRRKVCFLNKKHS; this is encoded by the coding sequence ATGTGTGATCAATGTAAAGATAAAGCCAAAGCGTGGCTGAAAGGGACGAGAAACGTTTCCTTCTGGCAAAAACAATTGCAACGCTTGATTGCTTCTCAAGCCTTTCTTCAAGTGGTGCATACCGCACACGCTGAATTGAGGGTACGGGAACGGTCAATATCGGATAGCGATATTTTAGAGGTCATCTTACACGGAGACGTGATCCACGTGTGGAATGGAGAGATGCTGATGTTCGGATACGTGAAAACCGCTCCAAAAACGTATCGTCCTTTGCACGTGGTCATTCGATTGGACGCCCTATCGTTAATTGTTATCACGGCTTATGACCCTCGCACGCAAGCGTGGAAGTGGAGCCAAGACTACAGAAGAAAGGTCTGCTTTTTAAACAAAAAGCATAGTTAA
- the dnaN gene encoding DNA polymerase III subunit beta, with the protein MKLTLEKYTLVEVLSLVNKAVPKNTSLVVLEAVEIRAEGEWVTFRTTNQEVEIIAGVPVSIMSCDAQVDREGATLVSAKHLLSIAKKLSNGKVMLETRQSENGQVLTIRSGKTELELNVISEPLPQMSRFTPKVEVTIPVHELKAALKAVGYAAAVDDSRPILKSIRMDIRDGKLVAVATDSHRLAKKSVRAVEGNAENIITLTPPASDLVGIVSLLPDDEPVRILANDSAIILKTDTIQVTIRMLEGTYPDTTRVIPGEKTKALGSLTMNRKDFMEAIERALIVGDQNKLPSVHLLYDETTDGQLKIECKCALVGSMVEMLPVSQGKGHVKLLANGKYILDALRPLQSENVVLYFYGELKPFLLDEVESEDIYLVLPIRPN; encoded by the coding sequence ATGAAATTGACACTTGAAAAATACACATTGGTCGAAGTTTTGAGCCTTGTCAACAAAGCGGTGCCCAAAAACACATCCCTTGTCGTTTTGGAAGCGGTCGAGATCCGGGCGGAAGGCGAATGGGTCACCTTCCGGACCACCAATCAGGAAGTGGAGATTATCGCCGGGGTTCCGGTTTCGATCATGAGCTGTGATGCCCAAGTCGATAGAGAAGGGGCCACATTGGTTTCAGCCAAGCACCTTCTGAGCATCGCCAAAAAACTCTCAAACGGCAAGGTGATGTTGGAAACCCGACAATCGGAAAATGGGCAAGTCCTGACCATTCGTTCCGGAAAGACGGAATTGGAGTTGAACGTGATCAGTGAACCTCTGCCGCAGATGTCACGGTTTACACCCAAAGTGGAAGTGACGATTCCGGTACACGAACTGAAAGCAGCGCTGAAAGCAGTCGGATACGCGGCAGCGGTCGATGATTCCCGTCCGATCCTGAAAAGCATACGGATGGACATTCGAGACGGGAAACTGGTGGCTGTGGCGACCGACTCTCATCGTCTCGCGAAAAAATCGGTGAGAGCGGTCGAGGGGAATGCCGAAAACATCATCACGCTGACACCGCCAGCTTCCGATTTGGTAGGGATCGTCTCTCTCTTGCCGGACGACGAACCGGTCAGGATTCTCGCGAATGACAGTGCCATCATACTCAAAACCGACACCATTCAAGTGACAATCCGAATGCTCGAAGGGACGTACCCGGACACGACACGGGTCATTCCCGGAGAGAAAACAAAAGCCCTTGGTTCCCTGACCATGAACCGCAAAGATTTCATGGAGGCCATCGAGCGGGCACTCATCGTTGGAGATCAAAACAAACTACCCAGCGTTCACCTGCTCTATGATGAAACGACCGACGGGCAACTTAAAATCGAATGCAAATGTGCCCTAGTCGGCTCCATGGTGGAAATGCTTCCGGTTTCACAGGGTAAAGGGCATGTGAAACTGCTGGCGAACGGCAAATACATCTTAGATGCCTTGCGTCCGCTTCAAAGCGAAAACGTGGTTTTGTACTTCTATGGAGAGCTGAAACCGTTTTTGCTGGATGAAGTGGAGTCTGAAGACATCTATTTGGTGTTGCCGATTCGACCTAACTAA
- a CDS encoding PD-(D/E)XK nuclease family protein, translating to MMNIFSFSRLNLYETCPRRFYLKYVEGMEEPPTEAAELGKAVHRYIELVLHGESDPMPIVLREAAVELKEKEIQDLALRYLKKHVTTPLQRYEGHIQVELDVRGAAFQGYIDLLDESGIVPVITDFKTGRVFYEPNDNMQLLIYAWLLHKKYGYEIVEARLWFLREAYKRAIKSVTYTKEDFEYAEQWIYETVNEIYGKLVQVDMEIVDALEAFPPRHGHACTYCPFAKHCRPDVAELPDEITAQTVEEVAGKILVLEQILAMAKEQLKAYAQTKGAVRVGDEAFTMRPSSRWTWPMEETKQALEELGQDPNEYLAFDNKSLQSLMQKDENAKEKLKTVGKEYITYSFVHMKAGDPHEERAAVLSSRRTSA from the coding sequence ATGATGAACATCTTTTCTTTCAGTCGGTTGAACCTGTATGAAACCTGTCCGCGTCGGTTCTATCTCAAATACGTGGAGGGGATGGAGGAACCCCCGACCGAAGCGGCGGAACTCGGCAAAGCGGTTCACCGCTATATCGAACTGGTTCTACACGGGGAATCCGATCCCATGCCCATCGTTTTGAGAGAAGCGGCGGTCGAACTGAAAGAAAAAGAGATCCAAGACCTCGCGCTAAGATACCTGAAAAAACACGTGACCACCCCACTCCAACGCTACGAGGGACACATCCAGGTGGAACTCGATGTGCGAGGGGCCGCCTTCCAGGGATACATTGACCTGTTGGACGAATCGGGAATCGTTCCGGTGATTACCGACTTTAAAACCGGTCGCGTGTTTTACGAACCGAATGACAACATGCAATTGCTCATTTACGCATGGTTGCTTCACAAAAAGTACGGGTATGAAATCGTGGAAGCGCGTCTTTGGTTCTTGCGCGAGGCATACAAACGAGCGATCAAGTCTGTGACGTATACCAAAGAAGACTTTGAGTATGCGGAACAGTGGATCTATGAAACCGTGAACGAGATTTACGGAAAGCTCGTTCAAGTGGATATGGAGATCGTGGATGCGCTCGAAGCGTTCCCGCCTCGGCACGGTCATGCGTGTACGTACTGCCCGTTTGCCAAGCATTGTCGCCCGGATGTCGCGGAACTTCCGGACGAAATTACCGCGCAAACGGTGGAGGAAGTGGCGGGGAAAATTCTCGTACTGGAGCAAATCCTGGCGATGGCCAAAGAACAATTGAAAGCCTACGCCCAAACCAAAGGAGCGGTACGAGTCGGCGATGAAGCGTTCACGATGCGTCCATCCAGCCGTTGGACATGGCCGATGGAAGAGACGAAACAAGCGCTGGAGGAACTCGGTCAAGATCCCAATGAGTACCTCGCGTTTGATAACAAGTCGCTTCAATCGCTCATGCAAAAAGACGAAAACGCCAAGGAGAAGTTGAAAACGGTGGGCAAGGAGTATATCACCTATTCCTTTGTCCACATGAAGGCAGGTGATCCTCATGAAGAGAGAGCTGCAGTTCTCTCCTCACGCCGGACATCAGCTTAA
- a CDS encoding LysM peptidoglycan-binding domain-containing protein: MKIVKNALGVLILTGAFVWATHEKPVEMKTTVVVQPGDTVWSIATKYNGGEANTGKVVAAIEEANGLHSDVIWPGQVLKVPAPSDNN; this comes from the coding sequence ATGAAGATCGTAAAAAACGCATTAGGAGTTTTGATACTGACAGGGGCATTTGTTTGGGCGACTCACGAAAAGCCGGTCGAGATGAAGACCACCGTAGTTGTACAACCGGGAGATACAGTTTGGAGTATCGCCACCAAGTACAACGGCGGAGAAGCCAATACCGGTAAGGTGGTGGCTGCCATCGAAGAAGCCAATGGCCTTCATTCGGATGTCATTTGGCCTGGACAAGTCCTGAAAGTACCAGCTCCTAGCGATAACAACTAA
- the ssb gene encoding single-stranded DNA-binding protein, whose amino-acid sequence MLNRIILIGRLTADPELRYTPQGTAVARFTLAVNRPYTNQGENEADFIDIVVWQKLAETAAQYLKKGRLTAVEGRLQIRNYENREGKRVRVAEVVADSVRFLDRGESNGTNSGQGRSFADDRHIDINDDELPYSRRNNDPFEGGHIDINDDDLPF is encoded by the coding sequence ATGCTGAACAGAATCATTCTGATCGGGCGGCTAACGGCTGATCCCGAATTGCGATATACGCCTCAAGGAACGGCGGTGGCGCGTTTTACCTTGGCTGTGAATCGTCCTTATACCAACCAAGGTGAAAACGAAGCGGACTTTATTGATATTGTGGTCTGGCAAAAGCTCGCGGAGACAGCCGCACAATATTTGAAAAAAGGCCGTTTGACCGCCGTCGAAGGGCGTTTGCAAATACGCAATTATGAAAACAGAGAAGGCAAAAGGGTTCGCGTCGCGGAAGTCGTTGCTGATTCTGTGCGGTTCCTGGATCGAGGAGAATCCAACGGAACCAACAGTGGACAAGGGCGTTCGTTTGCGGATGATCGTCATATCGACATCAATGACGACGAATTGCCTTACTCACGTCGAAACAATGACCCATTTGAAGGTGGTCACATCGACATCAACGACGACGATTTACCTTTTTGA
- a CDS encoding CHC2 zinc finger domain-containing protein yields the protein MFHGARQDDRWSIVRIAREAGIQLFPRRNRPDQYEANCPFCGDTKKHLQVHGQRDVFNCYRCNAQGGVIRFYALLHNISEESAKEELRGGDRGHTTFKRKVYRHPAERLSAKEIKALGFLKVPNWEELKKKDPARAKALADWIWREKQAYDKELQRMQRFVLKHFLNAPLNKGEDHHAEQNHSDRAANG from the coding sequence ATGTTTCATGGAGCAAGACAGGATGACCGTTGGTCGATTGTACGAATCGCTAGGGAAGCAGGAATTCAACTGTTCCCTCGCAGGAATCGCCCCGATCAATATGAAGCCAACTGCCCCTTTTGCGGCGATACGAAAAAACATCTTCAAGTCCACGGACAACGGGATGTATTCAACTGCTATCGCTGCAACGCGCAAGGCGGTGTGATTCGCTTCTATGCCTTGCTCCACAACATCAGCGAGGAATCCGCAAAGGAAGAGTTGCGTGGTGGAGATCGGGGACATACGACATTCAAGAGAAAAGTCTATCGCCATCCGGCGGAACGGTTAAGCGCGAAGGAAATCAAAGCGCTTGGTTTCCTGAAAGTCCCGAACTGGGAGGAACTGAAAAAGAAAGACCCGGCTCGGGCCAAGGCGCTTGCCGACTGGATCTGGCGCGAGAAGCAAGCCTATGACAAAGAATTGCAGCGGATGCAAAGGTTCGTGCTCAAGCACTTCCTGAACGCACCGCTCAACAAAGGGGAGGATCATCATGCTGAACAGAATCATTCTGATCGGGCGGCTAACGGCTGA
- a CDS encoding S-layer homology domain-containing protein — translation MKKTMATLSMISALSLSAVPAFAKGGNGNIQIIGNGHARQNIHITNTTNVVDNTVVFGDVKGHWAKKYIMDLVKKGILSGKSKQKFDPDAQVTRAEFATMVTRYFQLKNDSTQQDFEDVPPTSWEYKYVEAAKDYFDAYRTLDGGLLFKPFEGDKREDVAVTLIKILLKQNPDMQLLDADTATQLLQEKFPKDYTKIPQALQPYVATAVKYDLMHGYGDGSFRPDRVVTRAEAATLLDRLQDSTVVVMGDQSNTGATTTTTTSSGTETTVSQQSAGTSAASGSTTSNTTASNQNSVGSSTSGSQSTQTTTSSNTNGSSSTETVASNVYGTTTNNQ, via the coding sequence GTGAAAAAAACAATGGCTACTTTATCCATGATTTCCGCCCTTTCATTAAGTGCGGTTCCTGCTTTTGCAAAAGGAGGAAACGGAAACATTCAAATTATAGGGAACGGTCATGCTCGACAAAACATTCATATTACGAATACAACCAATGTTGTCGATAATACAGTCGTTTTCGGTGATGTAAAAGGACATTGGGCAAAAAAATACATAATGGATCTTGTGAAAAAAGGGATACTCTCCGGTAAAAGTAAACAGAAATTTGATCCAGATGCTCAGGTGACACGCGCAGAATTCGCTACAATGGTTACGCGGTATTTTCAATTAAAAAATGATTCGACTCAACAAGACTTTGAAGATGTTCCTCCTACTTCTTGGGAGTATAAATATGTAGAAGCCGCTAAAGATTACTTTGATGCATATCGTACTTTAGATGGCGGTCTTCTGTTCAAGCCCTTTGAAGGTGATAAGCGCGAAGACGTAGCAGTCACTTTGATAAAAATCTTACTCAAGCAAAATCCGGATATGCAATTGTTAGATGCCGATACTGCAACACAATTATTACAAGAAAAATTCCCGAAAGATTATACGAAGATTCCACAAGCTCTTCAACCTTATGTAGCTACGGCAGTTAAATATGATTTGATGCACGGGTATGGTGATGGTTCTTTTAGACCTGATCGTGTTGTTACACGCGCGGAAGCTGCCACATTACTTGATCGCTTGCAAGATAGTACAGTCGTTGTAATGGGAGATCAATCGAATACGGGTGCTACAACTACAACTACTACATCTTCTGGCACGGAAACCACTGTTTCTCAACAATCTGCAGGAACTTCTGCAGCGAGTGGGTCTACAACATCAAATACAACAGCTTCCAACCAAAATTCCGTAGGTAGTTCAACTTCTGGAAGCCAATCAACTCAAACGACAACATCGAGTAACACCAACGGTTCTTCATCTACAGAGACAGTAGCATCAAACGTATATGGCACTACAACAAATAATCAATAA
- a CDS encoding cell division protein FtsZ: protein MTLVGFGQAGTRMVDKFASLKTKDGKPVYNTLALNSNDGDLKELKHVPVENQVSLKLGGLGKNPEKAMAILEENREASEKLKEFITERVRPSDELVLFFAGLGGGTGTSTLVKAIDEFYDYHNKPKIVEELKKIQASTSPEDFKTNLQKYKVLAFKKAQEKFVKIGVVVTLPVRSDGPDVLRQVNEFATQIWTTAKNPAKGIAFVIFADNQHFYDEWNRLGANAGAENYRDYANNQIFNVIHEINTATNGGGTSVTFDPRDFRRIILEGTGSLVIGKVERSIDEITNNHDLTEMFMESIQSSVLHSSIAIEERDENGNVTYAKVHHVGMLAVIDKALEKTGSAFLDEAKNEIVEKLLLTGTVFTGYLEDRNDFKASVYTFYKAEALPSRLSKGLVKEYEEFMAKHKHASFRQETIQQIAATEEDLDIDLDLSELGIELAEDNARADSNEHEIDVENLDLSDIDLSKL from the coding sequence ATGACGCTTGTCGGTTTCGGTCAAGCTGGTACTCGAATGGTTGATAAGTTTGCGTCACTCAAAACGAAAGATGGTAAGCCCGTCTACAATACACTTGCGCTGAATTCCAATGATGGAGATCTCAAAGAATTGAAGCATGTTCCCGTAGAGAATCAGGTTTCATTGAAACTTGGAGGACTTGGGAAAAACCCTGAAAAAGCGATGGCGATCCTCGAAGAGAATCGGGAAGCCAGTGAAAAACTGAAAGAGTTCATCACCGAGCGTGTACGTCCGAGTGACGAATTGGTTTTGTTCTTCGCGGGACTTGGCGGTGGTACCGGTACTTCTACCCTGGTTAAAGCGATTGATGAGTTCTACGACTACCACAACAAACCGAAGATAGTCGAAGAGCTGAAAAAAATTCAGGCAAGCACGTCGCCGGAAGATTTCAAAACGAATCTTCAGAAATACAAGGTATTGGCGTTTAAGAAGGCACAAGAAAAGTTCGTGAAGATTGGTGTAGTCGTAACTCTTCCTGTTCGCAGTGATGGACCGGACGTTCTGCGTCAGGTGAACGAGTTTGCTACACAGATCTGGACGACAGCGAAAAACCCGGCTAAAGGAATCGCATTCGTTATATTCGCGGATAACCAACACTTCTACGATGAATGGAACCGTTTAGGAGCGAATGCTGGTGCTGAAAACTACCGGGATTACGCCAATAATCAAATCTTTAACGTGATCCATGAGATCAACACCGCGACGAACGGTGGCGGAACATCGGTTACCTTCGACCCGCGTGATTTTCGACGCATTATCCTTGAAGGAACGGGAAGCCTTGTCATCGGCAAAGTAGAGCGTAGCATTGACGAAATCACTAACAACCATGACCTGACTGAGATGTTCATGGAGTCGATACAATCTAGTGTCCTTCACTCCTCCATAGCGATTGAGGAGAGGGACGAAAATGGAAATGTAACTTACGCTAAAGTTCATCATGTCGGGATGTTAGCGGTCATTGATAAAGCCCTCGAAAAAACCGGAAGTGCGTTCTTGGATGAAGCTAAAAATGAGATTGTAGAGAAACTGCTCCTTACAGGTACGGTGTTTACAGGTTATCTGGAAGATCGCAATGATTTTAAAGCTTCGGTCTACACCTTCTATAAAGCGGAAGCCCTTCCTTCCCGCCTTTCAAAAGGGCTTGTGAAAGAATACGAAGAGTTTATGGCAAAACACAAACACGCTAGCTTCCGTCAGGAAACAATCCAACAAATCGCAGCAACTGAGGAAGATTTGGATATTGATCTCGACTTGAGTGAACTAGGGATTGAATTGGCCGAAGATAACGCTAGGGCCGATTCTAATGAGCATGAAATTGATGTTGAGAATCTGGATTTGTCAGACATTGACCTGAGTAAGCTATAA
- a CDS encoding helix-turn-helix domain-containing protein, with protein MERIFTISQVAEELDVSAGTIRNWEKEFSDFLVVRRDEQGNRYYTLADIEKFRRIAELREEGFSLGAIRKVFEKFTSGSVEVENSVTREENSLVPLNQAMIKTVISEQVQAAMQQVLLGIKEHIDQRFSQFEQSYSHLHGEVSLLKQEIDSVVNQLPEQTEAIKKSFEQMYKDLPDEVKLIKSDINRLLELRQIEAQKDRIERTDEILKELRVEKELRRQALKEWAKLGFFGRIGKDKDEYIERYVEEHFEEYMRKKEEDV; from the coding sequence ATGGAACGGATCTTTACGATCTCACAAGTTGCCGAGGAACTAGATGTTTCGGCAGGGACAATTCGCAACTGGGAAAAGGAATTTTCGGATTTTCTTGTGGTCAGGCGTGACGAACAGGGAAATCGATATTACACCTTAGCAGATATAGAGAAGTTTCGACGGATTGCTGAATTAAGGGAAGAAGGGTTTTCTTTAGGGGCTATACGGAAGGTATTTGAAAAGTTTACAAGTGGGTCTGTAGAGGTTGAAAATTCGGTTACAAGGGAAGAAAACAGCCTCGTACCCTTAAATCAAGCGATGATTAAAACCGTCATTTCTGAACAAGTGCAAGCTGCTATGCAACAAGTGTTACTAGGCATAAAAGAACATATTGATCAACGTTTTTCTCAGTTCGAACAGTCTTATTCGCATTTACATGGCGAAGTTTCTTTGTTAAAGCAAGAAATTGATTCGGTTGTTAATCAGCTACCGGAACAGACCGAAGCTATTAAAAAATCTTTCGAACAAATGTATAAGGATCTACCAGATGAGGTAAAACTAATAAAAAGCGATATAAATAGACTGCTAGAGTTACGACAAATAGAGGCCCAGAAGGACCGCATTGAAAGAACTGATGAGATACTCAAAGAACTTAGAGTTGAAAAAGAACTTCGTCGTCAGGCTTTAAAAGAATGGGCCAAATTGGGTTTTTTCGGTCGCATTGGTAAAGATAAAGATGAGTACATTGAGAGATATGTTGAAGAACATTTCGAAGAATACATGAGAAAGAAAGAAGAGGATGTGTAG